From a single Populus nigra chromosome 18, ddPopNigr1.1, whole genome shotgun sequence genomic region:
- the LOC133678078 gene encoding surfeit locus protein 1, with protein sequence MASMSRPLTRNLRNALQLRSGGSLDSLPKYWIPSSSSSSPFCSSASAATISAQPPEKESGSRLSKWLLFLPGAITFGLGTWQVLRRQDKIKMLEYREGRLAMEPMKFNDISPSIEQLDDLEFRRVACKGVFYDKMSIYVGPRSRNISGITENGYYIITPLMPVSKNPECVQSPILVNRGWVPRSWKDNSLEVSQDDEQPSDIAMASAQGSEKSSWWRFWSKKPKTIEEKIPSISPVEVVGVVRGSEKPSIFVPANDPSSFQWFYVDVPAIARVCGLPENTIYVEDINENFNSGCPYPVPKDVNALIRSSVMPQDHLNYTLTWYSLSAAVTFMAFKRLRPKKSRR encoded by the exons ATGGCTTCCATGTCCAGACCACTAACAAGGAATCTCCGTAACGCTCTTCAGCTTAGAAGTGGCGGGTCCCTCGACTCCCTTCCGAAATATTGGATCCcgtcttcatcttcatcatctccCTTTTGTAGCTCCGCTTCTGCTGCCACCATCTCTGCACAGCCTCCAG aaaaagaGAGTGGTTCAAGATTGTCAAAATGGTTACTCTTTTTACCTGGAGCTATCACTTTTGGCCTTGGAACTTGGCAGGTTCTTAGAAGGCAGGACAAG ATCAAAATGCTGGAATATAGAGAGGGGAGATTGGCAATGGAACCGATGAAGTTCAATGATATATCTCCATCTATTGAACAGCTGGATGATTTAGAGTTCAGGAGAGTGGCATGCAAAGgagttttttatgataaaatgtCAATCTATGTGGGGCCACGTTCTAGAAATATTTCTGGAATCACTGAAAATGGCTACTATATCATTACACCACTTATGCCAGTCTCCAAAAACCCTGAGTG TGTGCAGTCACCGATTCTTGTCAATAGAGGATGGGTACCCCGTAGCTGGAAAGACAATTCTTTGGAAGTTTCACAAGATGATGAACAACCTTCAGATATAGCAATGGCATCTGCCCAAGGGAGTGAGAAAAGCTCTTGGTGGAGATTTTGGTCCAAAAAGCCAAAAACTATTGAG GAAAAAATCCCTTCCATCTCTCCTGTAGAAGTTGTTGGAGTCGTTCGTGGTAGTGAAAAACCCAGCATTTTTGTTCCTGCAAATGATCCAAGCTCCTTCCAGTGGTTCTATGTTGATGTTCCTGCAATTGCCCGTGTTTGTGGGCTTCCTGAGAATACCATATATGTGGAAGACATTAATGAAAACTTTAATTCAGGCTGTCCTTACCCTGTACCCAAGGATGTTAATGCCTTGATTCGAAGTTCAGTCATGCCACAGGACCATCTCAATTATACACTGACCTG GTATTCTCTCTCTGCTGCTGTAACATTCATGGCCTTTAAGAGACTAAGGCCAAAAAAGAGCCGAAGATAG
- the LOC133677785 gene encoding signal recognition particle 19 kDa protein-like — translation MMDGGVPNIKKWVVLYPVYINSKKTIAEGRRISAEKACENPTCVEIGDCCGHLKLPFAIEIDKAYPRDFMQVGRVRVLLKREDGSLCNPAIPSRKQLMFHVAELVPRHPGRTKKQEPASTANVSTSKSGKGGRKKR, via the exons ATGATGGATGGTGGAGTGCCGAATATAAAGAAATGGGTGGTGTTATATCCTGTCTACATTAACTCAAAGAAAACAATAGCTGAAGGGAGGCGGATTAGTGCAGAAAAGGCGTGTGAGAACCCTACTTGTGTTGAGATTGGTGATTGTTGTGGCCATCTCAAACTTCCATTTGCAATTGAG ATTGATAAGGCGTATCCACGAGATTTCATGCAAGTAGGGAGAGTGAGAGTATTGCTGAAAAGAGAAGATGGGAGTTTATGTAATCCAGCAATTCCTTCCC GAAAACAGCTTATGTTCCATGTTGCAGAACTGGTACCTAGACATCCTGGGAGGACCAAAAAGCAGGAGCCTGCATCCACGGCAAATGTTTCGACATCCAAGTCTGGGAAGGGTGGGAGAAAGAAAAGATAG
- the LOC133678532 gene encoding uncharacterized protein LOC133678532 isoform X2, with product MPQPFSSNANRQTNNLPLPLSSQRNHDTHFSLLFNPSKTSFLSLNSLFLPLSIMAIVTGDRYLEKLVKFVEEQAGPLIDGTLVLKLNPAGLHYVNSRLESLHELENLLSGAPVDYLRAYVSDLGDHRALEQLRRILRLLTELKVVSVLPLPTRDPTPVCLVPFGRLRVLELRGCDLSTSAAKGLLELRHTLEKIVCHNSTDALRHVFASRIAEIKDSPQWSRLSFVSCACNRLVLMDESLQLLPAVETLDLSRNKFAKVDNLRKCTKLKHLDLGFNHLRSIAPFCEVSCHIVKLVLRNNALTTLHGLENLKSLEALDVSCNIISNFSDLEFLASLPCLQNLWLEGNPLCGARWYRAQVFSYFVHPDAVKLDDREISTREFWKRQIIIASRQKQPASFGFYSPAKGDAHGVGIMNRKRGKVSRLASIANKEESMYFSSDHESPTCDYEIQSKEENAMSDDEAEIVDLINRVELMKKERSILWLREFKEWMDHESENIVDCSTYCGVTLHHAKENHPINKSTQKDHCDSSRYSLDALQASGDETSTNLFESDSSFVDTGSYGGVALPGMGNMNLGQKHQKSYSNEGCDSMSMQGKSSHTDSSTVQGVHTILENGSISLLTAHSSSAYPRSPPHYEEDILHRRHNLVEEILQLPAESYSVASSDGNTSSSDDDLYELGPSSYEVDKSENGEYLNPGAGGHLFSNLLKDQGHGIHHVRKEDNYLFDSQTPNSPKLLNSNCNDISSGSHDIEIANFSNQEAYLLEKKKNKRKSRRRVISLLENVVGRIGRPEKSDGNEDTCGADLVEEQREIVVHGSGFHEIIDKKQLYTNSIATLDAANVTGFSDDFIEKYFNENVADSRINESIRSYMCCDCVLEPESLCREREVVLLLSSEDKLYVLLIDVAFDGSGSILSLLGWYRVEDVREVLVGIGLQVVRVYIERGATYLFLTRSIEKSRQLLHILQVSRACSTNNKCLLKRFRSSCLINKYVEVQN from the exons ATGCCTCAGCCCTTCTCTTCAAACGCAAACAGACAAACGAACaatctccctctccctctttctTCACAGAGAAACCATGATACCCATTTCTCCCTTCTATTCAATCCTTCCAAAacctcctttctctctctaaattcaCTCTTTCTCCCTCTCTCTATAATGGCGATCGTAACAGGAGATCGTTACCTGGAAAAACTAGTCAAATTCGTCGAAGAACAAGCCGGTCCGTTAATTGACGGAACCCTAGTCTTGAAGCTCAACCCAGCTGGTCTCCACTACGTGAATTCGCGACTCGAATCACTACACGAGCTGGAGAATTTGTTATCCGGAGCTCCGGTCGATTATCTTCGCGCTTACGTTTCTGACCTTGGTGACCACCGTGCTCTCGAGCAGTTGCGGCGTATTCTACGTTTGTTGACGGAGTTGAAGGTTGTTTCGGTCTTGCCTCTTCCGACGCGTGATCCCACGCCGGTTTGTTTGGTTCCGTTTGGGAGGTTGAGGGTTTTGGAACTTAGAGGTTGTGATTTGTCTACCTCGGCTGCGAAAGGGTTGCTTGAATTGAGACATACTTTAGAGAAGATTGTTTGTCACAATTCTAct GATGCATTACGGCATGTATTTGCAAGTAGGATTGCTGAGATAAAGGACTCGCCACAATGGAGTCGGTTGTCATTTGTATCTTGTGCGTGTAATCGATTGGTTTTGATGGATGAGTCTTTGCAACTTCTTCCTGCAGTGGAAACTCTTGATTTGAGTCGAAATAAGTTTGCGAAGGTGGATAATTTGCGGAAGTGTACCAAATTGAAGCACTTGGATCTTGGGTTCAATCATCTGAGATCAATTGCACCCTTTTGTGAG GTGTCCTGTCACATTGTTAAACTTGTTTTGAGGAACAATGCTCTAACTACATTACATGGGCTTGAGAATTTGAAGTCACTTGAAGCACTTGATGTATCCTGCAATATAATTTCCAATTTCTCAGATCTGGAGTTCCTTGCTAGCCTCCCATGTCTACAAAACTTGTGGTTGGAAGGAAATCCTTTGTGTGGTGCCCGATGGTATCGAGCTCAAGTATTCAGTTATTTTGTTCATCCAGATGCT GTGAAGTTAGATGACCGGGAAATTAGCACAAGGGAGTTTTGGAAGAGGCAAATCATAATTGCCAGCAGGCAGAAACAACCAGCCAGCTTTGGATTTTATTCTCCTGCAAAAGGAGATGCTCACGGAGTGGGGATTATGAACAGGAAAAGG GGAAAAGTATCTCGTCTTGCTTCAATTGCAAATAAAGAAGAGAGCATGTATTTTTCTTCTGACCACGAGTCTCCAACTTGTGATTATGAGATTCAAAGCAAAGAGGAGAATGCCATGTCTGATGACGAAGCTGAAATAGTCGATCTAATTAATAGAGTTGAGCTCATGAAAAAGGAGCGTTCTATTCTTTGGTTGCGAGAATTTAAGGAGTGGATGGATCATGAATCAGAGAATATTGTGGATTGCAGTACATATTGTGGGGTTACATTGCATCATGCCAAGGAAAATCATCCAATAAACAAGTCAACACAGAAGGACCACTGTGATAGTTCTAGATATTCCTTGGATGCGCTTCAAGCTTCAGGAGATGAGACCAGCACAAATCTCTTTGAGTCTGATAGTTCATTTGTTGACACTGGTTCATATGGTGGGGTTGCTTTACCAGGTATGGGGAACATGAATCTAGGACAGAAGCATCAAAAGTCTTATTCAAATGAAGGGTGTGATAGCATGTCTATGCAAGGTAAAAGTTCTCACACAGATAGCTCTACTGTCCAAGGAGTCCATACAATACTTGAAAATGGAAGCATATCACTGTTAACCGCTCATTCATCTTCTGCTTATCCTAGGTCTCCTCCTCATTATGAGGAGGACATTTTGCATCGACGCCACAACTTGGTGGAAGAAATTCTGCAGCTACCTGCAGAGTCCTATTCAGTGGCATCATCCGATGGTAATACAAGCTCTAGTGATGATGATTTATATGAACTTGGGCCTTCATCATATGAAGTTGATAAATCAGAGAATGGAGAGTACTTGAATCCCGGGGCTGGAGGGCACTTATTTTCCAATCTTTTGAAGGATCAAGGACATGGAATTCATCATGTGAGGAAAGAGGACAATTATCTATTTGATTCACAAACCCCTAATTCACCAAAACTCTTAAATTCAAACTGCAATGATATTTCCTCTGGTTCCCATGATATTGAAATTGCTAATTTTTCCAACCAAGAGGCTTATTTactggagaagaagaaaaacaaaaggaaatcaAGAAGAAGAGTCATTTCTCTGTTAGAGAATGTGGTTGGCAGGATAGGGAGACCAGAAAAATCAGATGGAAATGAGGATACCTGTGGAGCTGATTTGGTGGAAGAGCAGAGGGAAATAGTTGTTCATGGGAGTGGTTTTCatgaaattattgataaaaaacaGCTGTACACAAACTCTATTGCAACCTTGGATGCTGCAAATGTCACTGGATTCTCTGATGATTTTattgagaaatattttaatgagAATGTTGCCGATTCCAGAATTAATGAGAGCATTAGGAGTTATATGTGTTGTGATTGTGTACTTGAGCCAGAATCCTTGTGCAGAGAAAG AGAAGTAGTCTTGTTGCTGAGCAGTGAAGACAAGCTGTATGTACTGCTCATTGATGTAGCATTTGATGGATCAG GAAGCATTTTAAGTTTGCTGGGTTGGTATAGGGTTGAAGATGTTAGGGAAGTTTTAGTTGGTATAGGACTTCAGGTCGTGAG GGTATACATTGAGAGGGGAGCAACCTACCTATTTCTAACACGGAGCATTGAGAAGTCAAGGCAGTTACTCCATATCTTGCAAGTTTCCAGGGCATGttcaacaaataataaatgtttGTTAAAAAG GTTCAGGTCAAGTTGTTTGATCAACAAATATGTAGAGGTTCAAAACTGA
- the LOC133677962 gene encoding uncharacterized protein LOC133677962, with protein MGNATSCAPSIISSNGVVKVLFSDNGNLQIYTKPVKSSIELMLENPGQFVCDSASLKVGYRIHGLSANDELERRQLYLFVLPTELLYSVLTHEELSSLTYKATKALKYNNFGKIFPVLSEFCIFPSEGKTTDSMATEPQPMERYSKQRSWKPALETIVETPCRRP; from the coding sequence ATGGGGAATGCAACATCTTGTGCTCCGTCAATCATCTCATCAAATGGAGTAGTGAAAGTCTTGTTCTCTGATAATGGCAATTTGCAAATCTACACGAAGCCAGTTAAAAGCAGCATAGAGCTCATGCTAGAGAACCCTGGACAATTTGTTTGTGATTCTGCTAGTCTAAAAGTTGGTTATAGAATTCATGGTCTATCAGCTAATGATGAGCTAGAGAGGCGCCAACTCTACTTATTTGTTTTGCCCACGGAGCTTCTCTACTCGGTGCTAACACATGAGGAACTGAGCTCTCTCACTTATAAGGCTACCAAGGCACTGAAGTATAACAATTTTGGCAAGATTTTTCCAGTCCTCAGTGAGTTTTGCATTTTCCCTTCAGAAGGGAAAACAACGGATAGTATGGCCACAGAGCCACAGCCTATGGAGAGGTATTCCAAGCAAAGATCATGGAAGCCTGCCTTGGAAACCATTGTTGAAACTCCTTGTAGGCGGCCTTGA
- the LOC133678532 gene encoding uncharacterized protein LOC133678532 isoform X1 has translation MPQPFSSNANRQTNNLPLPLSSQRNHDTHFSLLFNPSKTSFLSLNSLFLPLSIMAIVTGDRYLEKLVKFVEEQAGPLIDGTLVLKLNPAGLHYVNSRLESLHELENLLSGAPVDYLRAYVSDLGDHRALEQLRRILRLLTELKVVSVLPLPTRDPTPVCLVPFGRLRVLELRGCDLSTSAAKGLLELRHTLEKIVCHNSTDALRHVFASRIAEIKDSPQWSRLSFVSCACNRLVLMDESLQLLPAVETLDLSRNKFAKVDNLRKCTKLKHLDLGFNHLRSIAPFCEVSCHIVKLVLRNNALTTLHGLENLKSLEALDVSCNIISNFSDLEFLASLPCLQNLWLEGNPLCGARWYRAQVFSYFVHPDAVKLDDREISTREFWKRQIIIASRQKQPASFGFYSPAKGDAHGVGIMNRKRGKVSRLASIANKEESMYFSSDHESPTCDYEIQSKEENAMSDDEAEIVDLINRVELMKKERSILWLREFKEWMDHESENIVDCSTYCGVTLHHAKENHPINKSTQKDHCDSSRYSLDALQASGDETSTNLFESDSSFVDTGSYGGVALPGMGNMNLGQKHQKSYSNEGCDSMSMQGKSSHTDSSTVQGVHTILENGSISLLTAHSSSAYPRSPPHYEEDILHRRHNLVEEILQLPAESYSVASSDGNTSSSDDDLYELGPSSYEVDKSENGEYLNPGAGGHLFSNLLKDQGHGIHHVRKEDNYLFDSQTPNSPKLLNSNCNDISSGSHDIEIANFSNQEAYLLEKKKNKRKSRRRVISLLENVVGRIGRPEKSDGNEDTCGADLVEEQREIVVHGSGFHEIIDKKQLYTNSIATLDAANVTGFSDDFIEKYFNENVADSRINESIRSYMCCDCVLEPESLCREREVVLLLSSEDKLYVLLIDVAFDGSGSILSLLGWYRVEDVREVLVGIGLQVVRVYIERGATYLFLTRSIEKSRQLLHILQVSRACSTNNKCLLKSLEQVQVKLFDQQICRGSKLSIFQYSMVHLWHRQDEEDSWLPRSLFVSGGHVLLCVEDFKQFNSPSMDASSPPYFLFDSCCSISDVSELVIEAKESWFVTLALRNATKSFCLASISQKDVKTTSNDNAASVSLTWKLKWFSKESLLNFVALLKAIHAAGAATAPLLVTHTS, from the exons ATGCCTCAGCCCTTCTCTTCAAACGCAAACAGACAAACGAACaatctccctctccctctttctTCACAGAGAAACCATGATACCCATTTCTCCCTTCTATTCAATCCTTCCAAAacctcctttctctctctaaattcaCTCTTTCTCCCTCTCTCTATAATGGCGATCGTAACAGGAGATCGTTACCTGGAAAAACTAGTCAAATTCGTCGAAGAACAAGCCGGTCCGTTAATTGACGGAACCCTAGTCTTGAAGCTCAACCCAGCTGGTCTCCACTACGTGAATTCGCGACTCGAATCACTACACGAGCTGGAGAATTTGTTATCCGGAGCTCCGGTCGATTATCTTCGCGCTTACGTTTCTGACCTTGGTGACCACCGTGCTCTCGAGCAGTTGCGGCGTATTCTACGTTTGTTGACGGAGTTGAAGGTTGTTTCGGTCTTGCCTCTTCCGACGCGTGATCCCACGCCGGTTTGTTTGGTTCCGTTTGGGAGGTTGAGGGTTTTGGAACTTAGAGGTTGTGATTTGTCTACCTCGGCTGCGAAAGGGTTGCTTGAATTGAGACATACTTTAGAGAAGATTGTTTGTCACAATTCTAct GATGCATTACGGCATGTATTTGCAAGTAGGATTGCTGAGATAAAGGACTCGCCACAATGGAGTCGGTTGTCATTTGTATCTTGTGCGTGTAATCGATTGGTTTTGATGGATGAGTCTTTGCAACTTCTTCCTGCAGTGGAAACTCTTGATTTGAGTCGAAATAAGTTTGCGAAGGTGGATAATTTGCGGAAGTGTACCAAATTGAAGCACTTGGATCTTGGGTTCAATCATCTGAGATCAATTGCACCCTTTTGTGAG GTGTCCTGTCACATTGTTAAACTTGTTTTGAGGAACAATGCTCTAACTACATTACATGGGCTTGAGAATTTGAAGTCACTTGAAGCACTTGATGTATCCTGCAATATAATTTCCAATTTCTCAGATCTGGAGTTCCTTGCTAGCCTCCCATGTCTACAAAACTTGTGGTTGGAAGGAAATCCTTTGTGTGGTGCCCGATGGTATCGAGCTCAAGTATTCAGTTATTTTGTTCATCCAGATGCT GTGAAGTTAGATGACCGGGAAATTAGCACAAGGGAGTTTTGGAAGAGGCAAATCATAATTGCCAGCAGGCAGAAACAACCAGCCAGCTTTGGATTTTATTCTCCTGCAAAAGGAGATGCTCACGGAGTGGGGATTATGAACAGGAAAAGG GGAAAAGTATCTCGTCTTGCTTCAATTGCAAATAAAGAAGAGAGCATGTATTTTTCTTCTGACCACGAGTCTCCAACTTGTGATTATGAGATTCAAAGCAAAGAGGAGAATGCCATGTCTGATGACGAAGCTGAAATAGTCGATCTAATTAATAGAGTTGAGCTCATGAAAAAGGAGCGTTCTATTCTTTGGTTGCGAGAATTTAAGGAGTGGATGGATCATGAATCAGAGAATATTGTGGATTGCAGTACATATTGTGGGGTTACATTGCATCATGCCAAGGAAAATCATCCAATAAACAAGTCAACACAGAAGGACCACTGTGATAGTTCTAGATATTCCTTGGATGCGCTTCAAGCTTCAGGAGATGAGACCAGCACAAATCTCTTTGAGTCTGATAGTTCATTTGTTGACACTGGTTCATATGGTGGGGTTGCTTTACCAGGTATGGGGAACATGAATCTAGGACAGAAGCATCAAAAGTCTTATTCAAATGAAGGGTGTGATAGCATGTCTATGCAAGGTAAAAGTTCTCACACAGATAGCTCTACTGTCCAAGGAGTCCATACAATACTTGAAAATGGAAGCATATCACTGTTAACCGCTCATTCATCTTCTGCTTATCCTAGGTCTCCTCCTCATTATGAGGAGGACATTTTGCATCGACGCCACAACTTGGTGGAAGAAATTCTGCAGCTACCTGCAGAGTCCTATTCAGTGGCATCATCCGATGGTAATACAAGCTCTAGTGATGATGATTTATATGAACTTGGGCCTTCATCATATGAAGTTGATAAATCAGAGAATGGAGAGTACTTGAATCCCGGGGCTGGAGGGCACTTATTTTCCAATCTTTTGAAGGATCAAGGACATGGAATTCATCATGTGAGGAAAGAGGACAATTATCTATTTGATTCACAAACCCCTAATTCACCAAAACTCTTAAATTCAAACTGCAATGATATTTCCTCTGGTTCCCATGATATTGAAATTGCTAATTTTTCCAACCAAGAGGCTTATTTactggagaagaagaaaaacaaaaggaaatcaAGAAGAAGAGTCATTTCTCTGTTAGAGAATGTGGTTGGCAGGATAGGGAGACCAGAAAAATCAGATGGAAATGAGGATACCTGTGGAGCTGATTTGGTGGAAGAGCAGAGGGAAATAGTTGTTCATGGGAGTGGTTTTCatgaaattattgataaaaaacaGCTGTACACAAACTCTATTGCAACCTTGGATGCTGCAAATGTCACTGGATTCTCTGATGATTTTattgagaaatattttaatgagAATGTTGCCGATTCCAGAATTAATGAGAGCATTAGGAGTTATATGTGTTGTGATTGTGTACTTGAGCCAGAATCCTTGTGCAGAGAAAG AGAAGTAGTCTTGTTGCTGAGCAGTGAAGACAAGCTGTATGTACTGCTCATTGATGTAGCATTTGATGGATCAG GAAGCATTTTAAGTTTGCTGGGTTGGTATAGGGTTGAAGATGTTAGGGAAGTTTTAGTTGGTATAGGACTTCAGGTCGTGAG GGTATACATTGAGAGGGGAGCAACCTACCTATTTCTAACACGGAGCATTGAGAAGTCAAGGCAGTTACTCCATATCTTGCAAGTTTCCAGGGCATGttcaacaaataataaatgtttGTTAAAAAG TTTGGAGCAGGTTCAGGTCAAGTTGTTTGATCAACAAATATGTAGAGGTTCAAAACTGAGCATATTCCAATATTCTATGGTGCATCTTTGGCACAGGCAGGATGAAG AGGATTCATGGCTTCCCAGATCACTTTTTGTAAGTGGTGGGCATGTGCTTTTGTGTGTTGAAGATTTTAAGCAGTTCAACAGTCCTTCCATGGATGCATCTTCACCTCCATATTTCTTGTTTGATTCATGTTGCTCCATCAGTGACGTGTCGGAGCTG GTCATCGAAGCCAAGGAGAGTTGGTTTGTGACCTTAGCCCTTCGAAATGCCACAAAAAGCTTCTGCCTCGCATCCATATCTCAAAAGGATGTCAAAACAACTAGCAATGATAACGCAGCTTCAGTTTCTTTGACATGGAAGCTTAAGTGGTTCTCGAAAGAGAGCCTATTAAATTTTGTGGCTTTGTTAAAGGCAATTCATGCAGCAGGGGCAGCCACAGCACCATTGCTGGTGACGCATACTTCATGA
- the LOC133677927 gene encoding ABC transporter G family member STR-like has product MKNLGRSDANNNLETLLDVDKTALRKKNGVPAEPRKMMAGHGLEFKNLSYSVMKKQKKDGVWITKEACLLNDISGQAIRGEVMAIMGPSGAGKSTFLDAIAGRIARGSLQGSVRIDGKPVTTSYMKMISSYVMQDDQLFPMLTVFETFMFAAEVRLPPSVSRAEKKKRVHELLHQLGLTSATHTYIGNEGNRGVSGGERRRVSIGIDIIHKPSLLFLDEPTSGLDSTGAYSVVEKVKDIARGGSIILMTIHQPSFRIQMLLDRITILARGRLIYMGSPVALPNYLSRFGRPLPDGENSIEYFLDVIKEYDESTVGLDPLVFYQRDGIKPDQAAQTPVRKTPRTSRTPRTPYMKTPLSKYAISLRSQGFSGTGDMTSQADSGQFDYYDEDDDEEFDNSLERKPARTPMQSGVHNPRLASQFYKEFPVWVYHGIKGTPRRAPSWTPARTPGRTPGKTPLTGPRSQSSSRFSTPQHVVSRPKPPEFSNPSLDPYSPSYEEFSCEEELDESDHGPKFANPWLREVAVLSWRTVLNVVRTPELFLSREIVLAVMALILSSLFKNLGHPSFQDINRLLNFYIFAVCLVFFSSNDAVPTFIQERFIFIRETAHNSYRASSYVISSLIVYLPFFAVQGLTFAAITRFLLHLKSNLFNFWLILYASLITTNACVMLVSALVPSYITGYAVVIATTALFFLTCGFFLKRLQIPVYWRWLHYISAIKYPFEGMLSNEFKGSRCYSGNPSELSPGPLGEIRLSQLHNDSKLEPNCMLIGQDILFSMDIKMDSIWYDIAILLAWGVLYRFFFYLVLRFYSNNQRK; this is encoded by the exons ATGAAGAACCTAGGCCGGTCAGATGCAAATAACAATCTTGAGACTCTCTTAGACGTGGACAAAACGGCATTACGTAAGAAAAATGGAGTGCCAGCGGAACCCCGGAAGATGATGGCAGGACATGGCCTGGAGTTCAAGAACCTGTCATATAGTGTCATGAAAAAGCAGAAGAAAGACGGGGTGTGGATCACCAAAGAAGCATGTCTTCTCAATGATATCTCTGGACAGGCTATAAGGGGTGAGGTTATGGCTATTATGGGGCCTAGTGGTGCTGGGAAGTCCACTTTTCTTGACGCCATTGCTGGTCGAATTGCAAGAGGGAGTCTCCAGGGATCTGTTCGGATAGATGGAAAACCG GTAACTACAAGCTACATGAAGATGATTTCATCGTACGTAATGCAAGATGACCAGCTCTTCCCCATGTTGACAGTTTTTGAGACCTTTATGTTCGCAGCTGAAGTCAGACTTCCTCCTTCAGTTTCCAGGgctgagaagaagaaaagagtcCATGAGCTCCTTCACCAACTGGGTTTAACG AGTGCAACACATACGTATATTGGAAACGAGGGAAACAGAGGAGTGTCAGGAGGGGAAAGGCGAAGGGTGTCTATAGGAATTGATATTATCCATAAGCCATCCCTGCTGTTCCTTGATGAACCTACTTCTGGTCTTGATTCTACAGGTGCTTACAGTGTGGTTGAAAAGGTGAAGGACATTGCTCGGGGTGGTAGTATAATCTTGATGACCATCCACCAGCCATCTTTCAGGATTCAAATGCTCTTGGACCGTATCACGATTCTTGCAAG GGGAAGACTGATATATATGGGAAGCCCAGTTGCTCTTCCTAACTATCTTTCTAGATTTGGAAGGCCTCTTCCTGATGGTGAAAACAGCATTGAGTATTTCCTGGACGTGATCAAGGAGTATGATGAATCAACCGTGGGACTTGATCCCCTTGTGTTTTACCAACGCGATGGTATCAAACCGGATCAAGCGGCACAGACACCAGTCCGCAAAACACCAAGAACTTCCAGGACACCACGTACTCCTTACATGAAGACCCCTCTGTCAAAGTATGCCATCAGCCTCCGAAGCCAAGGATTCTCGGGTACAGGGGATATGACATCTCAAGCGGACTCTGGTCAATTTGATTACTACGAcgaagatgatgatgaggaaTTTGACAACTCCCTGGAACGGAAACCTGCACGCACACCAATGCAAAGTGGTGTTCATAATCCTCGTTTGGCTTCTCAATTCTACAAAGAGTTTCCAGTCTGGGTCTACCATGGTATCAAAGGAACTCCTCGCCGAGCACCGTCATGGACTCCTGCGAGAACTCCAGGAAGGACACCCGGGAAAACACCATTGACTGGGCCAAGAAGCCAATCTTCAAGCCGATTCTCAACACCACAGCATGTTGTTTCTCGTCCAAAACCCCCAGAATTTTCTAACCCCTCGCTGGACCCATATTCCCCTTCTTATGAAGAATTCAGTTGTGAGGAAGAGCTTGATGAGTCAGATCACGGTCCTAAATTTGCAAACCCATGGCTCCGGGAGGTAGCAGTTCTTTCATGGCGCACAGTACTTAACGTGGTTCGCACTCCTGAGCTTTTCCTCTCGAGAGAGATCGTATTAGCTGTTATGGCACTCATTCTATCCTCACTTTTCAAGAACCTGGGTCATCCATCTTTCCAAGACATTAACAGGCTTCTCAATTTCTACATCTTCGCAGTttgtcttgttttcttttcatccaATGATGCTGTCCCAACTTTCATCCAAGAAAGGTTCATCTTCATCAGAGAAACCGCCCACAATTCCTACCGCGCTTCTTCCTATGTCATCTCCTCACTCATAGTGTATCTCCCTTTTTTCGCTGTACAAGGCTTGACTTTTGCTGCCATCACCAGATTCTTGCTTCATCTGAAAAGCAATCTCTTCAACTTTTGGTTGATTCTTTATGCATCCCTCATAACTACTAATGCCTGTGTGATGCTTGTTAGCGCGCTTGTCCCGAGTTACATCACAGGTTATGCCGTCGTGATTGCGACAACTGCTCTATTCTTCCTGACCTGTGGGTTCTTTTTGAAGCGCTTGCAGATACCTGTCTACTGGAGGTGGCTCCATTACATATCTGCAATTAAATATCCCTTCGAGGGAATGCTATCAAATGAGTTTAAAGGCTCAAGATGCTATTCAGGGAACCCTTCAGAACTTTCACCAGGCCCTCTCGGAGAGATCAGACTCAGCCAACTGCATAATGACTCAAAATTAGAGCCAAACTGCATGCTGATTGGGCAAGATATTCTATTCTCTATGGATATTAAGATGGACAGTATTTGGTATGACATTGCTATCTTGTTAGCTTGGGGAGTTCTTTACCGATTCTTCTTCTACCTGGTTCTTAGATTCTACTCCAACAATCAGAGGAAATGA